AAACCATCCCAAGCTTGCCTCCTGCCTGATACGGTGCAATAGAATGATGAAAAGCCTGGAACATCTCTTCTTTAGAATCAAAAGGTATATCTCCCCGCTGATGTCCAGTCATTCCCTGATAAGCTTTCACGATAAACTGAAAGCTCTCAGGCGTATCCTTCACCCATTTTTCTGCGTTGCGCTGAGGCTGCACAGCATAGAAGCTAGCATCCACTTCAACAATCGGAAAATGTCCAGAGTATTCCTTCAGCTTATCTCCGGCAGAAGTACCATTAGGATAAAGCGCATCATGATCTCCCCAGCCTGTAAGTCCAATATAAATCAATGCAGCCTCAGCCTCCTTTATTATTTCATGATACTACAAGGCATTTAAAAATTCATTGAAAAGGACATTCATTTACTGCCCTGAATAGATGTCGGAGATTGAGTTATTGGAAGTACTTTTAAAAAAGGAAATATATATTATATTGATTTAAGCGGGGATTTGTGCAGGGCAAAAAGGAATGTAATAATGGATGGCGTTTTTTATCGGATCTTGCCATATATGATATGGGAAGATGGACAAGATTTTATAGGAATTAACTATGCCATGCTGATATCCACAGTTCCTGCATTCATTTAGACAGTATGGGACTATTTACAAAAGGATACCTCTGAACGTTCGTTAGAAATAAGATCTCAAAGTTTTCCTTCATCAATAATCACAAAAAAGCTCACCAGAACTGGTGAGCTTTTCTCCATCTTTAATAACCGATAGAGCCTTCCATTTCGAACTTGATTCATTGAGGTTTTTCATAGTATTTCATAGGCTTGCAAAAACGTTGATATATCAGCGTTTTCAGTTATATATTTTCATTGATAGGAAAGTAGATAATAGAAAAGTTCAAACAGTCTAAAACTAACGATCTGATTTCTAATTAAAGAGACAGTTCACCTATCCTTAAATATGTGAACTGTCCCAAATCAAACTATAACTTTCCCTTTGACTTAATAAATTTTCAAACTGCACAACTATCTATTTGACTTGAACGTGAATCGTTTTTCTCTCCATGTTCCCTGCTTTATAGATTTTTATTTGGATTCATATGAAACGACGGAGCGAATCATTGGATTGCCTGCACCTCCTGCTTCAGAACCAACTCCATCCAGGGGACCAGCACCACCAGATTCTTTACGCCACGGTTCATTGAAAGTTTTCCACCATAAGCGGTCTGAGAACGGGCTGCTGTTATCCAAACCAAGGGTCGGCGCAAATGGATATGGAGCTTGGGTGCTGAATACAAGGAAATATTCCTTCGGTACGTAAATGGAGTTATGGCTAAGATCTACTCTGACCCAGCCAGGAACGACATCCGATTTTGCAGGAATGGATTCCGTTAACTTCTTTCCAGGCCCTCCTTCAGGCCCAGTGGCATCATATACATCAACTTGAAAATTTTCCCCGCCTGGGTTAAGCCAGCGTGGGTCGATATAAAACAGGCCGGCAGTCAGCAATGCTTGTTCCTGTCCATCCTTCAATGACATTTTTAATGCGACCTCGTCTATTCCAGTGACCGGAAAGACACTTTCAGCCGAGCCATCATCATAGCTGATTTCATCTTCTGTACCGATATAAGGCTTTAAGTGTATATCGATTGAACGGATGGCATTGCCTTTAATTTCAATCCGTTCCCGGTAGGTATGAAAATAGGGGGCACTCACTTCAAGCGTATATGTTCCAATAAAAGGATTAAGCGAGTATTTGCCGTTTGCACCTGTTTTTACCGGGGCGACAGCGGCGTCTTCAATGAGTTTCACCGTGGCTCCCTTAATCGTTTTTTTGGATTTGCTGCTCTTGACAGTTCCCTTGACGACGCCTTTATCTAATGGGGATAACTGTATATCTACATTGGTCGATGCATCTTTCATTACTCTTGCCGTTTGAATCTTTTGCTTAAAGCCATAGGCCTCGGCCAGCAGGTGGTATTCATCTGCTGGCAGCTTCATGCTGAAGCTGCCATCCGTTGGATCGGTCGCTAAAAGCCTTTCATTTTCAACAATCTGTATTTGCGCGCTAAGTGGGATGAGAACTTGTTTTTCATGGGTGCCTTGCAGCCTTGCAGCCTCCCCAAATGGTTCAAATGCAGTCGTTGATTGGGAGGGTTGATATACGCCGCCGGAAGGCTTGGCTTCTATGGCAACATCATCTAAGTACCACCCTAAATTTGTTTTGTCACTGTCGGAATGGAAACGGTAAGCTGCATATACCGTTTTCCCTGAGAAGGAAGACAAGTCGACAGAAACGGCTTCCCATTTTGTGTATAAATGTCCTTCGTTTGTTTTCGCCACATGCCAGTTCTTCATGTCTTCAGAAACGAGCACTTGGCCGTAATCATTCGCCCCTACTAAAAACGGAAATCCAAAGGTCTGTTTAAAGTTAAGGAATACCTCTTCTCCTTTATTGACTTGGATCGGAGGCATAGTTAGCATGGATTCCTCGTTATTGTGATAACTCCAGTTAAATTCGATGCTATCTCTCCAGTCAGGGATCGAGGTCGCGTACGCATTGGTCCCTGAAGCCGCCTTCAGGACATGCGTCGGCATAACCTTCCCCCAATTCCACGAACTGTTTCTACCGGTACTGTACCACCCTACAGGCGCTGTTTCAAAATCTGTTGCATACCCGACCGACAGCCCTTTCTTCAGGGGTAGGCGAACAGGGACGGTTTTCGTACTGTTTCCTGCATAGTCCGTAATTTTCCAGTAATACGTAATTTCTTTCCCCCTTACTTGTTCTAAAGGGAGTTCACTGGAATAGGAACCGCTTTTAAAGTTGCCTTTAAAAAGTGTGCCATTTGATGTTTGCTCTCGTGCTCTGTCGACTTGGTAATGAAGTTCCACCGCGGAAACTGCAAAATCGTCAGAGGCTTGTACAGAGAGTTTTAAAGGCGCATTAGCATAAGCATATGGAAAAGGCTCATGGCTTGCTGCTGGTTTCTTTTTATCGACAGCTTTATAACCTACTTTTCCTACTAGACTGCCGACGCCGTTAGAACCGCTCTTAACCATACCTGTCAGGTCAACAATCCCTCTCCCATAGGCGTCATTTGGGGAAGATGGATACTGTGAATCAGATAACGGAATCAATCCGGCATACAAGGTTTCTTTAAGCTTGTCGATCGGCATGTTTGGCTGCATTTGCTTTAAGATGGCAATGGCGCCTGACACATGTGGTGCAGCCATGGAGGTCCCATTTGACAACCCGTATTCGTTATTTGGGAGGGTTGAAAGAATCGCTTCCCCCGGTGCAACCAAATCCGGCTTTATTTCACTGCCGCCATAGGGAGAAGGCCCCCTTAAGGAAAACCCTGAGATTCGGTTGGCTGAATCCGTTGAGCCAACTGCAATGGTTTCAGGGTAATTCGCTGGATTGACTATAGAACCTGGCCCGACGGGCGTCGTCAAACCGTCGTGGTTTCCTGCAGCAAAAACCGGTGTAATGTCGGCTGCCACCCATGCCTTCACAACCGATCGAAACCAGTCATTCAAGGTAGAACTGACACCCCATGAGTTATTAATAATGTCAGGTGCCATCTCTGGATGAGGAGTTCCCTTTTCATCCCGTGGGGCGAGAAGCCATTCTCCTGCTTTTAGCAAGTCTGTATCCAGCGCGCCGTTTTCTGAAAATGCGCGAACTGCAATCCAGCGTGCCCCCGGAGCCACTCCGGTACGCGTGCCTGTTTCCGGGTCATAGCCAACCATTGTCCCTGTCACATGTGTACCATGTCCAGTTGAATCAATTGGAGCAGGACTATCCCCAACCAAGTCCAGCCAATTGAAGGTGTGTGTATAGGTGCCGTCCGCATTGAGTCCTCGGTATTGCTTCTTAAGCGACGGGTGGTTTGCGTCCACCCCTGTATCAAGCGTTGCGACCACTACGCCTGATCCATCCAACCCTTTTTCCCATGCTTTTTTTGCCTGTATTTTTTCCAGGTTCCAAGGTAGCTCACTTGTTACTTTTTGGACTCCAGATGTCTTGGGTTTCGGCAAAGCGTGCCGTTCGTTTAAGTAAATATGGCTGACTTCCGGAAAGGCTGCTATTTCCTGCAAAACTTCTTTCGTGGATGTAAATGAAATCGCATTCACGATGTAGTAAGATTGATCATCCTTCAGTTTGCCTTCAGCTTTCTTTTGACGGATAAAATTCTTAATATGATACTGTGTTTGTTCAGCGTTCGTTTGTAGTCCTGACACGACAGTTGAACGGACGCGGAGTTTCTCTTGATAGCGGGTAGCCTTCACTTTCTTAGCCTCTTCCCGAGCTTGATTAGAGATTTTCCCAACATCCGCTTGGTTTTTTAACTCTACAATCACAGTCGTGTACTTGTTTTTTTCAAAGGCCTGTATGACCTTCGGATCCACCTTTCCTTCCATTGGGGTAGGATTCGATCCTCCGTTTTGAACCGCACCGCCTTTTACAGGAAAGATTGTTCCTAGTAAAAGAAAAATCATCAAAAAAGCTACTAAATTCCGTTTTCTCCTTTTTAACCCTTTCATTTGAATCCTCCTTTTATAAACGTTATAAACCCATCATTCAAATTACTATAAATTCTGAAAATTGAAACCATTCACTTTCTTCTTTTTCTAGCCAACCAGCATTTTTTAATCTTTGATAGTTATTTGTCTAGAAATATCTGTTTTAATAGAAAATAAACTGCCTCTTAGTTCAAATATTCCTGAATAAATCAATTCCTAATTTTTAAAACATCGCTGCCTATACTGATATCTTTCATTCTCATAATCAACCTGTTCCTTCCAATTAAACACAATAGCAAAATTCCGAAGAGAGAAAGCCAGTATCTAGATGGTGTGAACTAAATTGCATGATTTTACTTATACTAGGATAAATCTCCTCCTTTTGAATTTATTAAATACTATTCCCAATAGTATAAGTATTCTGAAAAGTTAACAATACAGGATTTTTGATCGAATCGATTGAGTATTCAAATGGATAATAAAGGAAATATTTTGACATGCTTAACGATTTGTTTTTCCATATGTTAATCCCACTTATTTTTGATCGAAATCATTTTTATGTTACGGAATAACAGGGTTTATCAAATAAAAAATGACTAGCTGAAAATCATTTGGTTTTAATTGATTCGGGTGCTGTTTTATCCAACTTCTTACTCAAATTAATGGCCCGTTTGTTGAATAAAAAACAAAAAAAGATGTCCTCTTTATTTAAGAGACACCTTTTTTCAATCATATTGGTTCAGTAAAAACGAAAGATATTTGATTATTTTCTTAAGGTTTTTAATGCACCGCTCCAAGCATCAACTTGGTCAAGCATTGCATTAACATTATTAAGATGTAATTCAGCTGGTTTGAACACTGTCCCGTTTTCAAAATCTGTAAATAAGGACAATGTAGGATGTACACGCACATCTGCAATCATTAATTCACCCATGATTCCTCGTAAATGCTCAGCTGCACGAGCACCACCGGTTGAACCATAACTAACGATACCTGCTGCTTTGTTATTCCAGGCTTCACGAGCGAAATCAAGTGCATTTTTTAAGGCTCCTGTTATACTGTGATTATATTCCTGAACGATAAATACGAATCCATCCAAGCTGTTAAGTTTTTCGTTCCAAGCTGAAATTCCTGGTTCAGTCCCATCAGTTGTTCCTAAAAAAGGTAATTGATAATCAGCAATATCTACGATTTCATAGTTTGCATCTCCACGTTTGTCAGCAATTTCTTTAACCCATTCTCCCACTTGCGGGCTAACTCGCCCTTGCCTTGTACTACCTAAAATAATTCCAATATTTAATTTCTCATTTGTCATTGTTTCTTCCTCCTGTATCGTTTTTTAAATTTATTTTTCTAAATTTTGTGCACCCATTCCAATTCTCTTTAATAAATCAATTAGCTGTTCTTTTTCATCATTCGAGATAAATGATAAATTTTGAGAAATGGTTGCAACGTGTTTTGGGAAAATCTCATCAAATAGTGCTCTTCCTTCTTCTGTCAGGACGACATTAGAAGCCCTTCTATCATTAGGGTTTGGCTGTCTTGCTACAAGCCCTTTCTTTTCTAACTTATCAACAACATATGTGATACTTCCACTAGGAATAGAGTGTATCTCACTAATTTTTTGAACAGGATGAGGACCTTTACTGTAAAGTAATTCAAGAATCATAAAATTTTCATTATTAATTTTATGACTTTCAATATCCTTCTGAATATTTTCAACAACAGCTTTGGAAGCCTTCATCCAAATCCGAAACAATCTCAAATCCAGATTACTTTGATCTTGCATCACACAACCTCCTTTTAAAATTAACGTTATCTTGGTTTTTTGTATAAAGGATAATCAACTTCAGTTGGAATCTCTATTAGCAGCATCCGAAGTTCTTCACCTTTAGGCTGAATGGTAAAGCTTTCAACATTCTCTGACTGAATAATAATGAAATCCTTATTCTCAAATGAAACCTCCAATTCATTAATCACACCACCATTACCCCTAATAGATAAAGCAGCTAGTGTCCGATTAGGTGAAAGAGCATACTTATAGGTTACACCATTCCCAATTTCAACATCGTACATTTTGGCATCTGTCACGAGATTGATTGGTGAATGCTCACCTAATATCGTCTTAACCATTACACCGTTTTCTGAAGTGAGCGGGAAATCTTCATGCCCGTATTTTGAGTAAGTGGGTGTTCGCTTCTTGGCTTCATTTAAATACGGTTCGAACCAAATTTGAAACGCTTCTGACGGCTCAAGAAGAGATTCGGCATGTTGCATACCTGAGCCAGCTTGCATCACTTGAACATCACCAGCACCTACTTCGCTAATCGTACCAAGCGTATCTTGGTGACGACCTCTGCCCTTAGTGAAGTAGCCTAATATCTCAAAACCCTGATGAGGATGAAAGCCAATACCACCCTCCCCTTCAGATGTTCCCCATCCCCAGTAAAACAATGGACCGAGACGATTAATGACGGAGCCTTCACCAGAAAAGCCAATGGGTTTTTGTGCTATTATTTTACCGTCATCAAACTGCTCTAACGCCTGATCCTGTGGTTTAATAATATTAATTTCCATTTTAATTCCTCCTTTATGTTAATAGACTTAAAGCAATGATCCAAAATTTATAAATAATACAATTAATCCAAGAATTAATAAAACAATCGGCATCATCATTTTGTTTACAGGATCCTTAACTTTGATGTGTGTGAAAATTGCCCCAATCATTGTACCGACAATAAATAAACCACCCCACGCAGCTAATTTATCATTCCAAATACCTGAGATAACTAGTACCGCTGCAATCACTTCAACAAGACCTGTAAATATCCTAAAACCTCCTGGATACCCATAACGCCCAAATTCATCCACCATTTGCTTTGAACCGAACTTCATAAATCCAAACATTAGGAATCCTAATCCTAATAAAACTTGAAGAATAATTGATAAAACACCCATTAAAACCTCTCCCTTTATCCTAATATTATTTATCTCGAAAAAAATTATCCTAAACTTAGAATAAATATATCCTATCATTAGGGTATATTATATGTCAACAAAAAAACAACTCAATTTATATTTATTGAGTTGTTGCGAGCACTTCTTTTGAGGAATGCCATTTATCTTTGTCCAAAATTAAAGATGCTTTTTTATAACAGTAAAAATACAATTTTATTCAGTGATAATTTATTGTAAAACAATAAATCTTATTAAAATCAAATTTACAATAAATAAGTGAGACGCTTTTTATGAAACGAGAAACACTCTTTTTAAAGATAGCTGTTTTTCTTATTGGAATTCCGATTGTTCAAACATTAAGAAGGACAGCCATAACAGCTGTCCTAAATTAAATTACGGTTTTTGTAAATATTCTTCAAGGGTGATGCCCTGTTCGTGGATTTTTTTAGCATGTTCAACACCAACGTATCTTAGATGCCATGGTTCATAGTTATAACCTGTAATAGCTTCTTTCCCTTTTAGATAACGAATGATAAAACCATATTTATGTGCATTCTCAGCTAGCCATTTACCTTCTTTTGTTTCTCCGAATGCCTCAGTAAGTTCATAATTCACTTCTGATGATGTTACATCTATGGAAAGACCTGTCTGATGTTCACTTTGTCCAGGTTTTGAGCTGGTTTTATTGGCTATTTCTTCCCCTTTTTCTTCAGCGTTAAAAGCAAAAATGGAAACTTGAGTATCATACGAGCGGTAACCGGATTGTGCAAGAAGTTCTAAACCCTTATCTTCAGCAGCCTTAAACAACACTTCTAATGAAAGAGCTGCTTCTTTTCTCATTTTTTTCTTTGGTAAGTCTTCTTTAAATGGA
The window above is part of the Metabacillus dongyingensis genome. Proteins encoded here:
- a CDS encoding S8 family serine peptidase; translation: MKGLKRRKRNLVAFLMIFLLLGTIFPVKGGAVQNGGSNPTPMEGKVDPKVIQAFEKNKYTTVIVELKNQADVGKISNQAREEAKKVKATRYQEKLRVRSTVVSGLQTNAEQTQYHIKNFIRQKKAEGKLKDDQSYYIVNAISFTSTKEVLQEIAAFPEVSHIYLNERHALPKPKTSGVQKVTSELPWNLEKIQAKKAWEKGLDGSGVVVATLDTGVDANHPSLKKQYRGLNADGTYTHTFNWLDLVGDSPAPIDSTGHGTHVTGTMVGYDPETGTRTGVAPGARWIAVRAFSENGALDTDLLKAGEWLLAPRDEKGTPHPEMAPDIINNSWGVSSTLNDWFRSVVKAWVAADITPVFAAGNHDGLTTPVGPGSIVNPANYPETIAVGSTDSANRISGFSLRGPSPYGGSEIKPDLVAPGEAILSTLPNNEYGLSNGTSMAAPHVSGAIAILKQMQPNMPIDKLKETLYAGLIPLSDSQYPSSPNDAYGRGIVDLTGMVKSGSNGVGSLVGKVGYKAVDKKKPAASHEPFPYAYANAPLKLSVQASDDFAVSAVELHYQVDRAREQTSNGTLFKGNFKSGSYSSELPLEQVRGKEITYYWKITDYAGNSTKTVPVRLPLKKGLSVGYATDFETAPVGWYSTGRNSSWNWGKVMPTHVLKAASGTNAYATSIPDWRDSIEFNWSYHNNEESMLTMPPIQVNKGEEVFLNFKQTFGFPFLVGANDYGQVLVSEDMKNWHVAKTNEGHLYTKWEAVSVDLSSFSGKTVYAAYRFHSDSDKTNLGWYLDDVAIEAKPSGGVYQPSQSTTAFEPFGEAARLQGTHEKQVLIPLSAQIQIVENERLLATDPTDGSFSMKLPADEYHLLAEAYGFKQKIQTARVMKDASTNVDIQLSPLDKGVVKGTVKSSKSKKTIKGATVKLIEDAAVAPVKTGANGKYSLNPFIGTYTLEVSAPYFHTYRERIEIKGNAIRSIDIHLKPYIGTEDEISYDDGSAESVFPVTGIDEVALKMSLKDGQEQALLTAGLFYIDPRWLNPGGENFQVDVYDATGPEGGPGKKLTESIPAKSDVVPGWVRVDLSHNSIYVPKEYFLVFSTQAPYPFAPTLGLDNSSPFSDRLWWKTFNEPWRKESGGAGPLDGVGSEAGGAGNPMIRSVVSYESK
- a CDS encoding NADPH-dependent FMN reductase, producing the protein MTNEKLNIGIILGSTRQGRVSPQVGEWVKEIADKRGDANYEIVDIADYQLPFLGTTDGTEPGISAWNEKLNSLDGFVFIVQEYNHSITGALKNALDFAREAWNNKAAGIVSYGSTGGARAAEHLRGIMGELMIADVRVHPTLSLFTDFENGTVFKPAELHLNNVNAMLDQVDAWSGALKTLRK
- a CDS encoding MarR family winged helix-turn-helix transcriptional regulator; amino-acid sequence: MQDQSNLDLRLFRIWMKASKAVVENIQKDIESHKINNENFMILELLYSKGPHPVQKISEIHSIPSGSITYVVDKLEKKGLVARQPNPNDRRASNVVLTEEGRALFDEIFPKHVATISQNLSFISNDEKEQLIDLLKRIGMGAQNLEK
- a CDS encoding pirin family protein, which codes for MEINIIKPQDQALEQFDDGKIIAQKPIGFSGEGSVINRLGPLFYWGWGTSEGEGGIGFHPHQGFEILGYFTKGRGRHQDTLGTISEVGAGDVQVMQAGSGMQHAESLLEPSEAFQIWFEPYLNEAKKRTPTYSKYGHEDFPLTSENGVMVKTILGEHSPINLVTDAKMYDVEIGNGVTYKYALSPNRTLAALSIRGNGGVINELEVSFENKDFIIIQSENVESFTIQPKGEELRMLLIEIPTEVDYPLYKKPR
- a CDS encoding DoxX family protein, giving the protein MGVLSIILQVLLGLGFLMFGFMKFGSKQMVDEFGRYGYPGGFRIFTGLVEVIAAVLVISGIWNDKLAAWGGLFIVGTMIGAIFTHIKVKDPVNKMMMPIVLLILGLIVLFINFGSLL
- a CDS encoding M15 family metallopeptidase, giving the protein MKNYVLPSMLIGSVLLLSACKPIDWAEKQWNSPFNNVSSEKKEKNTEDPKEERPQEENLPWLEETVTVSGDGKAVVHNLDDFLIVANKERNLPEDYEPADLVTPNVPFPFKEDLPKKKMRKEAALSLEVLFKAAEDKGLELLAQSGYRSYDTQVSIFAFNAEEKGEEIANKTSSKPGQSEHQTGLSIDVTSSEVNYELTEAFGETKEGKWLAENAHKYGFIIRYLKGKEAITGYNYEPWHLRYVGVEHAKKIHEQGITLEEYLQKP